From a region of the Rouxiella sp. S1S-2 genome:
- a CDS encoding mannitol dehydrogenase family protein: protein MNKISTGALPAEVQLPQYDRQALKTRIVHIGFGAFHRAHQALMTDRVLNKQGGDWGICEISLFGRDNLIRALREQDHLFSVLEKGAAGNQAIIVGAVHESMHGRIEGIEAIVEKLAEPQVAIVSLTITEKGYCIEPVSGKLDLQHPDIVKDLNDGVSPATAPGLLVEALRLRHQRGLPGFSILSCDNIPENGHVVKNAILGLAQAKDPTLAAWIHESVTFPSTMVDRIVPALTEEYEVEISNALGGIDDPCGIACEPFIQWVIEDNFVAGRPAWETVGAQLVDDVLPFEQMKLRMLNGSHSFLAYLGYLAGYQFINVCMEDDNYRRAAYRLMLEEQAPTLSVSGINLTTYADSLIERYSNPSLKHRTWQIAMDGTQKLPQRMLDSLRWHLQHGGDFSCLALGVAGWMRYVGGVDDAGQAIEIKDPMAAKLREIVESNADGEARVLALLGLKSVFGDALPANQSAVDAILRAYSSLQSIGAKATVANLVK, encoded by the coding sequence ATGAACAAGATTTCCACTGGCGCTTTGCCCGCTGAAGTTCAACTACCTCAATACGACCGTCAGGCGCTCAAAACGCGCATCGTGCACATTGGTTTTGGTGCCTTTCATCGGGCACATCAGGCGCTGATGACCGATCGTGTGCTGAATAAACAGGGGGGCGATTGGGGTATTTGCGAGATTTCGCTGTTTGGTCGCGATAATTTAATACGGGCGCTGCGTGAGCAAGACCACCTGTTTAGCGTGCTGGAGAAAGGCGCGGCCGGAAATCAGGCCATTATCGTTGGCGCAGTCCATGAGTCGATGCACGGAAGAATTGAGGGCATCGAGGCTATTGTTGAGAAACTGGCAGAGCCGCAGGTGGCCATAGTTTCACTGACTATCACCGAAAAAGGCTACTGCATCGAGCCGGTTAGCGGCAAACTCGATTTACAGCACCCCGATATTGTGAAAGATCTCAACGACGGAGTGTCACCGGCAACCGCCCCAGGCCTCCTCGTTGAAGCTCTGCGCCTGCGCCATCAGCGTGGACTGCCCGGTTTCAGCATTCTTTCCTGCGATAACATCCCCGAAAACGGTCACGTGGTCAAAAACGCCATCCTCGGCCTGGCGCAGGCAAAAGATCCGACATTAGCCGCCTGGATCCACGAGTCAGTCACCTTCCCAAGCACGATGGTTGACCGCATTGTTCCAGCCCTCACTGAAGAGTATGAGGTTGAAATCAGCAACGCATTGGGCGGCATTGACGACCCGTGTGGGATAGCCTGCGAGCCTTTCATTCAATGGGTTATTGAAGACAATTTCGTGGCGGGCCGTCCTGCCTGGGAAACCGTTGGCGCACAGCTGGTCGATGACGTACTGCCGTTTGAACAAATGAAATTGCGCATGCTAAACGGCAGCCACTCGTTTCTGGCCTATCTCGGCTATCTGGCCGGTTATCAGTTTATTAATGTCTGCATGGAGGATGACAACTATCGCCGCGCGGCATATCGCCTGATGCTGGAAGAGCAGGCGCCAACGCTGAGCGTTTCCGGCATTAACCTGACAACCTACGCCGACAGCCTGATTGAGCGCTACAGCAATCCGTCGCTCAAACACCGTACCTGGCAAATTGCGATGGACGGTACGCAAAAGTTGCCACAGCGGATGCTCGACTCCTTGCGCTGGCACCTGCAACACGGTGGTGATTTTTCTTGTCTGGCACTGGGCGTTGCCGGTTGGATGCGCTACGTTGGCGGTGTTGACGACGCGGGCCAGGCCATCGAAATAAAAGATCCGATGGCGGCCAAGCTGCGAGAAATCGTTGAGTCAAATGCGGATGGTGAAGCGCGAGTGCTGGCACTTCTGGGACTTAAGAGCGTGTTTGGTGACGCATTGCCCGCCAATCAATCGGCGGTTGACGCCATTCTGCGTGCTTATTCAAGTCTGCAAAGTATCGGGGCGAAAGCAACCGTAGCGAATCTGGTCAAATAA
- the yeiP gene encoding elongation factor P-like protein YeiP — MARANEIKRGFVVNYDGKLLLVKDIDVQSPSARGASTLYKMRFSDVRTGMKVEERFKGDDIIDTVTLTRRRVNFSYVDGDEYIFMDDEDFTPYTFNKSQIEEELLFIPEGGLAGMQVLLLDTQLLALEMPQTVDLEIVETAPGIKGASASARNKPATMTTGLVIQVPEYLSAGDKIQIHIAEHRYMGRA; from the coding sequence ATGGCACGTGCTAATGAAATTAAACGCGGCTTCGTTGTAAATTACGACGGTAAATTGCTGCTGGTAAAAGATATCGATGTTCAAAGTCCTAGCGCACGTGGCGCAAGTACCTTGTACAAAATGCGCTTCTCGGACGTGCGCACGGGTATGAAGGTTGAAGAGCGTTTCAAAGGTGACGATATCATCGATACCGTTACGCTGACCCGCCGCCGAGTGAACTTCTCGTACGTTGACGGCGACGAGTACATCTTTATGGATGACGAAGATTTCACTCCTTATACCTTCAACAAATCTCAGATTGAAGAAGAGCTGCTGTTCATTCCTGAAGGTGGCCTGGCGGGTATGCAAGTACTGCTGCTCGACACGCAGCTGCTGGCGCTTGAGATGCCGCAGACGGTTGATCTGGAAATCGTTGAAACCGCACCGGGTATTAAAGGTGCCTCGGCCAGTGCTCGCAACAAGCCCGCCACCATGACCACGGGTCTGGTCATTCAGGTGCCAGAATATCTGAGTGCCGGTGACAAAATTCAGATTCATATTGCCGAACATCGCTATATGGGTCGTGCATAA
- a CDS encoding YkgJ family cysteine cluster protein: MDCRSDCGACCIAPSISSPIPGMPNGKPANTRCVQLADNFQCKIFTSPLRPKVCASLQASREMCFTHREDALTYLIKLEEETAP; the protein is encoded by the coding sequence ATGGACTGTCGATCAGACTGCGGCGCGTGCTGTATCGCGCCCTCAATTTCCAGCCCGATCCCGGGCATGCCAAACGGTAAGCCCGCCAACACGCGGTGCGTTCAACTTGCAGATAACTTCCAGTGCAAGATTTTCACTTCACCGCTGCGACCGAAAGTTTGTGCCAGCCTGCAGGCGAGTCGAGAGATGTGTTTTACACACCGAGAGGATGCGCTTACCTATCTTATTAAGCTTGAGGAAGAGACCGCACCTTAG
- a CDS encoding GntR family transcriptional regulator has protein sequence MRLYQEIGNQLREAIASGQHQPGDRLPPERDIAERFSVSRSVVREALIMLELEKVVEVRKGSGVYVLESSTELPAFGDSGYGPFELLQARQLLESEVAAFAAVQATKADILKMRDAIELEKSFVARGIIDESADELFHTLLAQASQNSVLANMVYELWQVRKHSPMWQRLHQHVGDQNYSELWLNDHQQILQAILRREPKAAKQAMWQHLENVKSKLLEISDAEDPAFDGYLFRSVPASLND, from the coding sequence ATGCGGCTTTATCAGGAAATTGGTAATCAGTTGCGTGAGGCCATTGCTTCTGGACAGCATCAGCCCGGTGACCGTCTTCCTCCCGAACGTGATATTGCCGAGCGTTTTTCGGTCAGCCGCAGCGTAGTGCGTGAGGCGCTAATTATGCTTGAGCTTGAGAAGGTTGTGGAAGTGCGCAAAGGCTCCGGCGTTTATGTGCTTGAATCTTCTACCGAGCTCCCCGCCTTTGGTGATAGCGGTTACGGCCCGTTCGAGCTGTTACAGGCACGACAGTTGCTGGAAAGTGAAGTGGCGGCGTTTGCCGCCGTGCAGGCCACCAAGGCTGATATTCTCAAAATGCGCGACGCTATTGAGCTTGAAAAAAGCTTTGTAGCGCGGGGAATTATTGATGAAAGTGCCGATGAACTGTTTCATACGCTGCTGGCGCAGGCCTCACAAAATAGCGTTCTGGCCAATATGGTTTACGAACTGTGGCAGGTGCGAAAGCACAGCCCAATGTGGCAGCGGTTGCATCAGCACGTGGGTGACCAAAATTACAGTGAGCTGTGGCTGAACGATCATCAGCAAATCTTGCAGGCTATTTTGCGTCGTGAGCCAAAAGCCGCCAAGCAGGCGATGTGGCAGCATCTTGAAAACGTGAAAAGCAAACTACTTGAGATTTCAGATGCGGAAGATCCGGCGTTTGACGGCTATCTGTTTCGTTCAGTGCCCGCCAGTCTGAATGACTAA